The proteins below come from a single bacterium genomic window:
- a CDS encoding universal stress protein yields MKKGILGIFGRKGGRRLRILATTSGSVPARHKGAYIIHVAEHLGAELLVLHVIEDESRWQDGDWALSLYDVKGAKINVRTLLRIGRAPQVIAQVATEEEADIITLGLGPDDNAPDDVITELSRLTNVPILLVPSLEDF; encoded by the coding sequence TTGAAAAAGGGTATCCTTGGAATCTTCGGTCGCAAAGGCGGCCGACGTTTGAGGATTCTGGCCACCACCTCGGGCAGCGTCCCGGCGCGGCACAAGGGCGCCTACATCATCCACGTGGCCGAGCACCTCGGCGCCGAACTCCTGGTCCTCCACGTCATAGAGGACGAGAGCCGGTGGCAGGACGGGGACTGGGCCCTATCCCTGTACGACGTCAAGGGGGCCAAGATAAACGTCCGCACGCTCCTTCGCATCGGTCGCGCACCCCAGGTCATCGCCCAGGTCGCCACCGAGGAGGAGGCCGACATCATCACCCTCGGGCTGGGACCCGACGACAACGCCCCGGACGATGTCATCACGGAGCTGTCGCGGCTGACCAACGTCCCCATCCTTTTGGTTCCCAGCCTGGAGGATTTTTAA